A single Moritella sp. Urea-trap-13 DNA region contains:
- a CDS encoding glycosyltransferase family 4 protein: MCNKIKVAFLHSNCKDFRFPVFNGLSKNEGVDIDFFLLDEPCSKLDDLTLIDSVRIPLCQDLVIPFNLSKELNKKQYDVIISTDLGYAITYVGFYHSIRNKIRFILWNEQWADVIHPRRFITKPLERYIVKNCYKILSFGNKQKKYLLDNGAELSQLIHAPNVVPLSNIPFHDDLYIKDIAECEYILCFGRLVSFKGQASLIKAFKLISDKYPLKKLLLAGEGPEYKKLHDLVNKLGLSGKVIIPNKKVLTSQKYSLLNKAEMVVLPSIRTRTTEAWGLVVNEAATLGKPIIVSDHTGVADDLIINNESGLVYSQNNEVELYKCIEQYINNPTFSLLMGANAKKKIEDYFNVDVLINKILRSFDE; the protein is encoded by the coding sequence GTGTGTAATAAAATAAAGGTCGCATTTTTGCATTCTAATTGTAAAGATTTCAGGTTCCCTGTATTTAACGGTCTTAGTAAAAATGAAGGTGTTGATATAGACTTTTTCTTATTAGATGAACCTTGTTCAAAACTTGATGATTTGACGTTAATTGACAGTGTTAGAATCCCATTATGTCAAGATTTGGTTATACCTTTTAATTTATCTAAAGAGCTTAATAAGAAACAATATGATGTGATAATTAGTACTGATTTAGGCTATGCAATTACATATGTTGGCTTTTATCATTCTATTCGTAATAAAATTAGATTTATTCTATGGAATGAACAGTGGGCTGATGTAATTCATCCTCGTAGGTTTATAACTAAACCTCTTGAAAGGTATATTGTTAAAAATTGCTATAAAATACTATCATTTGGTAATAAACAAAAAAAATATTTACTCGATAATGGTGCTGAATTAAGTCAATTGATTCATGCTCCAAATGTAGTCCCTTTATCGAATATACCTTTTCATGATGATTTATATATTAAAGATATAGCTGAATGTGAATATATCTTATGCTTTGGTAGATTAGTTAGCTTTAAAGGGCAGGCTAGTTTGATTAAAGCATTTAAATTAATATCAGATAAATATCCATTAAAGAAATTACTTCTTGCCGGAGAGGGTCCTGAATATAAAAAATTGCATGATTTAGTTAATAAGCTTGGTTTGTCAGGAAAGGTTATAATACCAAATAAAAAAGTATTAACTAGTCAAAAGTATAGTCTTTTAAATAAAGCAGAGATGGTTGTTTTACCTTCAATTAGAACTAGAACAACGGAAGCGTGGGGATTAGTCGTCAATGAAGCCGCAACTTTAGGTAAACCTATTATTGTAAGTGATCATACAGGTGTTGCTGACGATTTGATTATTAATAATGAGAGTGGATTAGTCTATTCTCAAAATAATGAAGTTGAACTTTATAAATGTATAGAACAGTACATTAATAATCCTACATTTTCTCTTCTTATGGGAGCTAATGCAAAGAAAAAAATAGAAGATTACTTCAATGTCGATGTGCTAATAAATAAAATATTGAGGTCTTTTGATGAATAA
- a CDS encoding serine O-acetyltransferase has translation MKILKELKCDVYRYSYGNGNGSIFYFIFLILRSFSKFGFLALLNYRIGKELRRVSARVIFFKQLIWIITGISKMIVEILFGISLSYNSKLGKGMLIAHFSNIIVGDGVVIGDDCTLHQGVTIGVSGRNERGLPTIGNNFFAGANAVIVGSIIIEDNVVVAANSLVYKDVKLNSVVSSHRMYVINTRGSRGV, from the coding sequence ATGAAAATATTAAAAGAACTGAAATGTGATGTTTACAGATATTCGTATGGTAATGGTAATGGTAGTATATTTTATTTTATTTTTTTAATTCTTAGATCATTTTCTAAATTTGGTTTTTTAGCGTTGTTAAACTATAGAATTGGTAAAGAATTACGTAGAGTAAGTGCCAGAGTTATTTTTTTTAAACAATTGATCTGGATTATAACTGGTATCTCTAAAATGATTGTTGAAATTTTATTTGGAATTAGTCTTTCATACAATTCAAAACTTGGGAAAGGAATGTTAATTGCGCATTTTTCTAATATAATTGTTGGAGATGGCGTTGTCATTGGGGATGATTGCACCTTGCATCAAGGTGTTACTATTGGTGTTTCTGGTCGTAATGAGAGAGGGTTACCTACAATAGGAAATAATTTTTTTGCCGGTGCAAACGCAGTTATTGTAGGTTCCATTATAATTGAAGATAATGTGGTAGTTGCCGCTAATTCATTAGTATATAAAGATGTGAAATTAAACTCAGTTGTTAGTTCACATCGAATGTATGTTATCAATACAAGAGGAAGTCGTGGTGTGTAA
- a CDS encoding glycosyltransferase family 4 protein, which yields MKIYNFLYLSECNDMGGAEHSLFRLMQGISDLGHNVILASPRHGVLKRKCKDNSIETIDIEFPQLKGQGIKAIFNIVSFLFKIKKIIKNNNVDIVHSNTARTRFYLFFISIIFNVKTVAHVRDLQKNRFEFILLFVINKTIAISDVVKNMILSNSSGMCENKLIKIYNGVEDLSDFNSLLNLRTKHNISENVVLIGIIGRIEDWKRQDIFIEAANLLVEYKNELAFFIVGDAFREEDNEFKEKLIKLKSKSPMNIIMTGHVDNPFDYLKNFDLLICPSDNEPFGRVIIEAMSMKKNIISSDNGGGSEIIKSHRQFSLFKVNDSNALAKSINEMLSCDSIEKIVNDNYLNYKNNFSLQSNIKQTEKVYGDI from the coding sequence TTGAAAATTTATAATTTTTTATATTTAAGTGAATGTAATGATATGGGTGGGGCTGAACATAGCTTGTTTAGGCTAATGCAGGGTATTAGCGACCTTGGGCACAATGTTATATTAGCATCGCCAAGACATGGTGTTTTAAAAAGAAAATGTAAAGATAATAGCATTGAAACTATCGATATAGAATTTCCTCAGTTAAAAGGTCAAGGGATTAAAGCTATTTTTAATATAGTTTCATTTTTATTTAAAATTAAAAAGATAATTAAAAATAATAATGTAGATATTGTTCATTCAAACACTGCGAGAACTAGGTTTTATTTGTTTTTCATTTCTATCATATTTAATGTGAAGACTGTTGCTCACGTTAGAGATTTACAAAAAAATAGGTTTGAATTTATTTTGTTATTTGTGATAAATAAAACAATTGCAATTTCAGATGTAGTTAAGAATATGATTCTTAGCAACTCATCTGGGATGTGTGAAAATAAGTTAATTAAGATATATAATGGAGTTGAAGATTTATCTGATTTCAATTCATTATTAAACTTAAGGACGAAACATAATATTTCTGAAAATGTTGTTTTGATTGGAATTATCGGAAGGATTGAAGACTGGAAAAGGCAAGATATTTTTATTGAAGCTGCAAATTTATTAGTTGAATATAAAAATGAGCTGGCATTTTTTATTGTCGGAGATGCATTCAGGGAAGAAGACAATGAATTTAAAGAAAAATTAATCAAGTTGAAATCGAAGAGTCCAATGAATATTATTATGACAGGGCATGTGGATAATCCTTTTGACTATTTGAAAAATTTTGATTTATTAATTTGTCCATCAGATAATGAACCGTTTGGGCGTGTCATTATTGAAGCTATGTCGATGAAAAAGAATATTATTTCAAGTGATAATGGAGGTGGAAGTGAGATTATAAAAAGCCACAGGCAGTTTTCATTATTTAAGGTTAATGATTCAAATGCATTAGCTAAATCCATTAATGAAATGTTGAGTTGTGATAGTATTGAAAAAATAGTTAATGATAATTATTTGAATTACAAAAATAACTTTTCTTTACAATCAAATATTAAACAAACTGAAAAAGTTTATGGTGATATTTGA
- a CDS encoding lipid II flippase MurJ: protein MKSLILLIVLSILGKVTGLFRELSIGIIYGIGDVFDMYILSMMLPSIILDVMSSGINSCYIPMHQKYYKKKPNVLIAIGGVTLFISFVLSVMIYLLNFEIIILLNSNLTDIKIDYLYLYSIPVSIYMFFYIVSEFYKSILICNGKVSYIPIVTSISNIMFISVLYLLYINSINSAIALSYCIFALIQIFLNYYISKVKIIKLIKSNGFSYGDLKYFISNYMVLFLPVAIGSISNQLNKAVDKTIVSNLENGSLSQLYFSQQLYAVMVGVFAVNVSLYYYPKICNFINNRDNVLLNSTINQSMYILSYISIALLIVIIIYGEALVDLTLGYGKLTAEDISVITLFFSIYASGLIFESISAISKRILWASGDTRTPMKIMLICVGINVILSVYLSTKIGVYGVIIATVITNLVAMILLMIKVSKMEGVNYNFIYLISRDVFMFFPLITISVLFFESVFIESQVVDIIMTIVFIMIVSVKLYYKRNEIENL, encoded by the coding sequence ATGAAATCACTAATTTTACTTATTGTATTATCTATACTAGGAAAAGTAACTGGTTTATTTAGAGAGTTGAGTATTGGCATCATCTATGGTATAGGTGATGTATTTGATATGTATATATTGTCGATGATGCTCCCGAGTATTATATTAGATGTAATGAGTAGTGGTATTAATAGTTGTTATATTCCTATGCATCAGAAATACTACAAAAAAAAACCGAATGTGTTGATTGCAATTGGAGGCGTAACGTTATTTATTTCATTTGTTCTATCTGTAATGATTTATCTTTTAAATTTTGAGATTATAATTTTATTAAATTCTAATCTGACTGATATTAAAATAGATTATTTATATTTGTATTCTATTCCTGTTTCCATATATATGTTTTTTTATATAGTTTCAGAATTTTACAAATCAATATTGATTTGTAATGGAAAGGTTTCATACATACCGATAGTAACTAGTATATCAAACATTATGTTTATTTCTGTTCTGTATCTATTGTATATCAACTCAATAAATAGTGCCATTGCACTTTCTTATTGTATTTTTGCATTAATACAGATTTTTTTAAATTATTATATTTCAAAAGTTAAAATTATTAAATTAATTAAAAGTAATGGCTTTTCATATGGTGATTTGAAATATTTCATTAGTAACTATATGGTATTGTTCTTACCTGTTGCAATTGGTTCTATAAGTAATCAGTTAAATAAAGCCGTAGATAAAACAATTGTTTCAAATTTAGAGAATGGAAGTTTATCACAACTGTATTTTTCACAACAGTTGTATGCCGTTATGGTTGGCGTTTTTGCTGTTAATGTTTCATTGTATTATTATCCTAAAATATGTAATTTTATCAATAATCGCGATAATGTTTTATTGAATTCTACTATTAATCAATCAATGTATATTCTTTCTTACATATCAATAGCCTTATTAATAGTTATAATCATATATGGGGAAGCCTTAGTTGATTTAACCTTGGGGTATGGGAAGCTAACAGCTGAAGATATTTCAGTGATCACATTGTTTTTTTCTATTTATGCATCCGGTCTTATTTTTGAGTCTATATCTGCAATTAGCAAAAGAATCTTATGGGCATCTGGTGATACACGAACTCCAATGAAAATAATGCTGATTTGCGTTGGTATAAATGTAATTCTGAGTGTTTATTTATCAACTAAAATTGGTGTTTATGGCGTTATAATAGCTACTGTGATAACTAATTTAGTTGCCATGATTCTACTTATGATAAAGGTAAGTAAAATGGAAGGTGTGAATTACAATTTTATTTATCTTATAAGTCGTGATGTGTTTATGTTTTTTCCATTGATAACAATTTCCGTCTTATTTTTTGAGTCAGTATTTATTGAAAGTCAAGTTGTAGATATAATAATGACTATTGTTTTTATAATGATAGTTTCAGTTAAATTATATTATAAAAGGAATGAAATTGAAAATTTATAA
- a CDS encoding polysaccharide biosynthesis tyrosine autokinase, with product MSSNTLNQTNKPQQSNSDADEIDLGKLFGILLDARWSIIAVTFIFAIFGVSYALLATPVYKADALIQVEQKSSGMSALVGDMGDMFSSESSATTEVEIIKSRMILSQTVEKLNLTTLAAPTYLPVIGKGLARMGGQQNDIAISRFEIPSYASAYAKSAFSLIIDDASKGAYSLYNADERKVLSGVVGELAQNNDYRLFVQVLVGNTADEFSVVKQSQLDAIQWLQQNLSVSERGKQTGILQLSFSGEDKVLIEAILNDVSQNYFLQNVERNSAEAEKSLTFLQSHLPNIKTELTAAEDTLNRFRQANESIDLGLEAESTLKVMVALESQLNELTFKESEISQRFTKDHPAYKSLLDKREVLLTKQRQLNDQVQQLPKTQRDVLRMKRDVEVNQQIYIQLLNKVQELSILKAGTVGNVRILDTAQAYSNAVKPKKSLIVVLATLLGGMLSVAVVLVRAALHKGVENPDEIEALGLPVYASIPMSDWQAEMDSKLKQNKRKKKLELHETLLAESNPADLSIEALRGLRTSMHFAMMEAKNNVVMISGPAPGIGKSFVSVNFAAVIAKTGQKVLIVDGDMRKGYLQRHFNLDWDCGLSEMLSGKLDTKDVIKTSGIENLDVITRGQIPPNPSELLMHPRFSDFVEWASSQYDLVIIDTPPVLAVTDPSIVGALAGTTLMVGRFGQNTVKEIEVARHRFEMAGIEVKGFILNAVEKKASASYGYGYYNYSYESDKS from the coding sequence ATGAGCAGTAATACTCTTAATCAAACGAACAAACCGCAGCAGTCAAACAGCGATGCTGACGAAATCGATCTCGGAAAATTATTCGGTATCTTACTCGACGCGCGTTGGAGCATTATCGCTGTTACTTTTATCTTTGCGATATTTGGTGTCAGCTATGCGTTATTAGCCACGCCGGTTTACAAAGCCGATGCGTTGATCCAAGTTGAACAAAAAAGCAGTGGCATGTCGGCACTGGTTGGCGACATGGGCGACATGTTTTCCAGTGAATCGTCTGCAACGACCGAAGTTGAGATCATTAAATCACGTATGATCTTGAGCCAAACAGTTGAAAAGTTAAATTTAACTACGCTTGCAGCACCAACCTATTTACCGGTTATTGGTAAAGGCTTAGCACGCATGGGCGGTCAACAAAATGACATTGCTATTAGTCGTTTTGAAATTCCAAGTTACGCTTCTGCCTATGCTAAATCTGCATTTAGTTTGATCATTGATGATGCCAGTAAAGGTGCTTATTCGTTATATAACGCTGATGAGCGTAAAGTATTATCAGGTGTCGTGGGTGAATTAGCGCAAAACAATGATTACCGTTTATTTGTACAGGTATTAGTGGGTAACACTGCTGATGAATTTTCTGTTGTTAAGCAATCTCAACTTGATGCGATCCAATGGTTACAACAGAATTTGTCGGTAAGTGAACGTGGTAAACAAACAGGTATTTTACAATTATCATTTAGTGGTGAAGATAAAGTTTTAATTGAAGCTATTTTGAATGACGTAAGTCAAAACTATTTTTTGCAGAATGTAGAACGAAATTCGGCTGAAGCTGAAAAGAGCTTAACGTTTTTACAAAGCCATTTACCAAATATTAAGACTGAATTAACCGCAGCTGAAGATACGCTTAATCGTTTCCGTCAAGCCAATGAATCGATTGACTTGGGGTTAGAAGCGGAGTCAACGCTAAAAGTCATGGTGGCATTAGAGTCACAGCTAAACGAGTTAACCTTTAAAGAAAGTGAGATTAGCCAACGTTTTACCAAAGATCACCCTGCTTACAAATCATTACTCGATAAACGTGAAGTTTTATTAACAAAGCAAAGACAGCTTAATGATCAGGTTCAACAATTACCGAAAACTCAACGTGATGTATTACGCATGAAGCGTGATGTTGAAGTGAATCAACAGATTTATATTCAACTGCTGAACAAGGTCCAAGAGTTGAGTATCTTGAAAGCGGGTACGGTAGGTAATGTACGTATTTTAGATACTGCACAAGCCTATAGTAACGCGGTTAAACCGAAGAAATCACTGATTGTGGTATTAGCGACATTATTAGGTGGCATGCTCTCGGTTGCAGTTGTGCTAGTACGTGCGGCATTACATAAGGGCGTTGAAAATCCAGATGAAATTGAAGCGTTAGGTTTACCGGTTTATGCAAGCATCCCAATGTCTGATTGGCAGGCAGAGATGGACAGCAAGCTTAAACAAAATAAACGTAAGAAAAAACTCGAATTGCATGAAACATTATTAGCAGAATCAAACCCTGCTGATTTATCGATTGAAGCATTACGTGGTCTGCGTACCAGCATGCATTTTGCCATGATGGAAGCGAAGAATAATGTGGTTATGATCTCTGGTCCTGCGCCTGGTATTGGTAAATCGTTTGTATCGGTAAACTTTGCTGCTGTGATTGCTAAAACAGGTCAAAAAGTACTGATTGTCGACGGTGATATGCGTAAAGGTTATTTACAACGTCATTTCAATCTTGACTGGGATTGCGGCTTGTCTGAAATGCTCTCTGGTAAGTTAGACACTAAAGACGTAATTAAAACATCAGGTATTGAAAATCTAGATGTTATTACGCGTGGTCAAATCCCACCTAATCCTTCTGAGTTATTAATGCACCCACGCTTTAGCGATTTTGTTGAGTGGGCATCAAGTCAATATGATTTAGTTATCATCGATACGCCACCGGTACTTGCGGTAACAGACCCAAGTATTGTTGGTGCGCTTGCGGGAACAACCTTGATGGTTGGTCGCTTTGGTCAAAATACAGTGAAAGAAATTGAAGTCGCACGTCACCGCTTTGAAATGGCTGGAATTGAAGTGAAAGGCTTTATTCTGAATGCTGTTGAGAAGAAGGCGAGTGCGTCTTATGGGTATGGTTATTATAACTATAGCTATGAGAGTGATAAGTCTTAG
- a CDS encoding protein tyrosine phosphatase (Wzb shows phosphatase activity towards the autophosphorylated Wzc protein, which induces colanic acid biosynthesis; catalyzes the phosphorylation of UDP-glucose dehydrogenase, an enzyme involved in colanic acid biosynthesis), giving the protein MFNNILVVCVGNICRSPSGEYLLKSLLPSKNIESAGVGALVGKPADKQACQVAEEHGISLAGHQGRQLTSALCREFDLILVMEQGHINAVTNIAPEARGKTMLFSQWLQKQDIPDPYRQSKEAFDHAYKLIEASAKAWALKLS; this is encoded by the coding sequence ATGTTTAATAATATTTTAGTGGTGTGTGTGGGTAATATTTGTCGCTCACCCTCTGGCGAGTATTTACTTAAGTCACTATTACCGAGCAAGAACATTGAATCAGCGGGTGTTGGCGCTTTAGTAGGTAAACCTGCAGATAAACAGGCTTGTCAGGTCGCTGAAGAACACGGCATTAGCTTAGCGGGTCATCAAGGCCGCCAGCTAACGTCTGCATTGTGTCGTGAGTTTGATTTGATTTTAGTGATGGAACAAGGTCATATCAATGCGGTGACTAACATTGCCCCTGAAGCCCGTGGTAAAACCATGTTGTTTAGCCAATGGTTGCAAAAACAAGATATACCTGATCCGTATCGCCAAAGTAAAGAAGCGTTTGATCATGCTTATAAGCTCATTGAAGCTTCAGCTAAGGCTTGGGCGCTGAAGTTAAGTTAA
- a CDS encoding polysaccharide export protein has product MNHYKKLLVAAALPIILAGCTVPGSYLNVDSLNIDDKKTSANDDSSENVDILDRVNLYPLTADKMATYKAPRQSAQINPALDAKLAAYEYRVGAGDILNVTIWDHPELTIPAGSYRSASESGNWVHADGTIFYPYIGFVQVADKTVVEIRAMLTTKLAKFIETPQVDVNVAAFRSKKTYITGEVNKPGQQFISNVPLTVLDAINSAGGLAEDADWRNITLTRQGSEQALSLYALMQRGDLTQNRLLMPGDIVHVPRNDGQKVFVMGEVNEPKLLKIDRAGMSLTEALSSVGGINQLAADATGIFVVRANRAVETDSSDLDNSGTTENESEQSNRNTIADIYQLDITNAAALVIGTEFELQPYDIVYVTAAPITRWNRVIGQILPTISGFNDLTEGVNRVRTW; this is encoded by the coding sequence ATGAATCATTATAAAAAATTATTGGTGGCTGCGGCCTTACCTATAATACTAGCGGGTTGTACCGTGCCAGGCTCTTATTTAAATGTAGATAGTTTAAATATAGATGATAAAAAGACAAGTGCAAATGATGATAGTTCAGAAAACGTTGATATTTTAGATCGCGTTAATTTATACCCATTAACAGCAGATAAAATGGCGACCTATAAAGCGCCACGCCAAAGTGCGCAGATTAACCCAGCATTAGATGCCAAGCTAGCGGCGTATGAATACCGCGTTGGTGCTGGTGATATTTTAAATGTCACTATTTGGGACCACCCTGAATTGACCATTCCAGCAGGTTCTTACCGTAGTGCCAGTGAATCAGGTAACTGGGTACACGCAGACGGTACTATTTTCTATCCTTATATCGGCTTTGTTCAAGTTGCAGATAAAACGGTAGTTGAAATTCGCGCCATGTTAACCACAAAGTTAGCCAAGTTTATCGAAACCCCACAAGTAGACGTGAATGTTGCCGCATTCCGCTCTAAAAAAACCTACATCACAGGTGAAGTGAACAAACCCGGTCAACAATTTATTAGCAATGTGCCATTAACAGTATTGGATGCGATTAATAGTGCAGGTGGTTTAGCTGAAGACGCAGATTGGCGTAATATTACTTTAACGCGCCAAGGTTCTGAACAAGCGCTGTCGTTATATGCCTTGATGCAACGTGGTGATTTAACGCAAAATCGGTTATTAATGCCGGGTGATATTGTCCATGTGCCACGTAACGATGGCCAAAAAGTATTTGTCATGGGTGAAGTTAACGAACCTAAACTATTGAAAATTGACCGTGCGGGTATGAGTCTGACGGAAGCACTAAGTAGCGTGGGTGGTATTAACCAGCTGGCTGCCGATGCGACTGGTATCTTTGTGGTTCGTGCTAACCGTGCAGTTGAAACTGACAGCTCTGATTTAGATAACTCAGGAACAACCGAAAATGAATCTGAGCAATCAAACCGCAATACCATTGCTGATATCTATCAATTAGATATTACTAATGCAGCTGCATTGGTGATTGGTACCGAATTTGAATTACAACCTTATGACATAGTTTATGTCACAGCGGCGCCTATTACCCGTTGGAACCGTGTTATCGGTCAAATACTACCAACTATTTCAGGCTTTAACGATCTTACTGAAGGTGTTAATCGCGTTCGTACTTGGTAA
- a CDS encoding tRNA (guanosine(46)-N(7))-methyltransferase TrmB, producing MNTQQTEQDDAMGNSREITTNQTGLNEHLDEVVLKHLAHKFRKPYRQHTVEAFAQMQAIVAADPRPIIFDSCCGVGESTAKIAQLHPDCLVFGMDKSADRLERNDQHRHAHQVDGQVYHLFQVDLNDLWRLAVDAGWQLHKHYILYPNPWPKAKHLQRRWHGAAVFPSIIALGGELELRSNWPLYLQEFQRALELAKVDSKLQTYTADEATTPFERKYWASGQTSWQLVANL from the coding sequence ATGAACACTCAACAAACAGAACAAGATGACGCTATGGGTAACTCTCGCGAGATCACCACTAACCAAACAGGCTTGAACGAGCACTTAGACGAAGTGGTACTAAAGCATTTAGCCCATAAATTCCGTAAGCCATACCGTCAGCATACCGTTGAAGCGTTTGCACAGATGCAAGCGATCGTCGCGGCTGATCCTCGTCCTATTATCTTTGATTCATGCTGTGGCGTGGGTGAAAGTACCGCGAAGATCGCACAGCTGCACCCAGACTGTTTAGTGTTTGGTATGGATAAGTCGGCAGACCGCTTGGAGCGTAACGATCAGCATCGTCATGCACATCAAGTGGACGGCCAGGTTTATCACTTATTCCAAGTGGATTTAAACGATCTATGGCGTTTAGCTGTGGATGCGGGTTGGCAGTTACACAAGCATTATATCTTGTATCCAAACCCTTGGCCAAAAGCCAAGCACCTGCAACGTCGTTGGCATGGTGCGGCGGTATTCCCGTCTATTATTGCTTTGGGTGGTGAATTGGAGTTACGTAGTAACTGGCCACTGTATTTACAAGAGTTTCAGCGTGCGTTGGAATTGGCTAAAGTGGATAGTAAGTTACAGACTTATACCGCAGATGAAGCTACAACCCCGTTTGAACGTAAATATTGGGCAAGTGGTCAAACCTCATGGCAATTAGTCGCTAATTTGTAA
- a CDS encoding ABC transporter permease, producing the protein MKQNYLIAFNSILNKEITRFTRIWVQTLVPPAITMSLYFVIFGNLIGSRVGQMDGFSYMAFIVPGLIMMSVITNSYSNVASSFYSAKFQGNIEELLVSPVPTYIIIAGYVGGGVARGLLVGFIVTCVSLFFVPLQIHSVLVIITTLLLTSILFALAGLLNAIFAKSFDDISIIPTFILTPLTYLGGVFYSTSLLPPVWETISHANPIIYMVSAFRNGFLGIENIPLFYSFAVIIGFIAVLYTLVYRLISKGVGLRS; encoded by the coding sequence ATGAAACAAAATTATTTAATTGCGTTTAACAGTATTTTGAATAAAGAGATCACCCGTTTTACCCGTATTTGGGTGCAAACTTTAGTGCCGCCAGCGATCACTATGTCGTTGTACTTCGTGATCTTCGGTAATCTCATCGGTTCTCGCGTGGGTCAGATGGACGGTTTTAGCTATATGGCGTTTATCGTACCGGGTTTGATCATGATGTCGGTGATCACCAATTCATATTCCAATGTCGCTTCGTCGTTTTACAGTGCTAAGTTTCAAGGTAATATTGAAGAATTGTTAGTATCGCCAGTACCTACGTATATCATTATTGCAGGTTATGTCGGCGGTGGTGTTGCCCGTGGTTTGCTGGTGGGCTTTATTGTTACCTGTGTATCGCTGTTCTTTGTACCATTACAAATTCACAGCGTACTGGTGATCATCACTACGTTATTACTGACTTCTATTTTATTCGCGTTAGCGGGTTTATTAAATGCCATCTTTGCAAAAAGCTTTGATGACATTTCAATTATCCCGACGTTTATATTAACGCCGTTAACCTATCTCGGTGGGGTGTTTTATTCAACATCATTGCTACCACCTGTATGGGAAACTATTTCACACGCCAATCCAATTATCTACATGGTCAGCGCGTTTCGTAATGGTTTCCTAGGCATTGAAAATATTCCATTATTCTATTCATTTGCTGTCATTATAGGTTTTATCGCTGTGTTATATACACTGGTATATCGCTTGATCAGTAAAGGTGTTGGTTTAAGAAGTTAA
- a CDS encoding ABC transporter ATP-binding protein, which yields MTLALEIKGLQKTYSGGVQAVKRIDLTVEKGDFYALLGPNGAGKSTTIGVMSSLVNKTAGQVKIFGFDIDTDLEAAKSHIGLVPQEFNFNPFEKIENIIVNQAGYYGVPRKEALVRCEALLKQLELWDKRHEAARNLSGGMKRRLMIARALVHNPQLLILDEPTAGVDIELRRTMWEFLQRKNEQGITIILTTHYLEEAEMLCRNIGIIDKGLLIENTSMKSLLSKLNSESYLLDVNSQLIKPELDGYSCRLLDAHTLEVDVAKGRGLNSLFVQLAAMDIQVQGIRNKENRLEALFMDIVEQGRGKQA from the coding sequence ATGACGTTAGCACTGGAAATAAAAGGGCTGCAGAAGACGTATTCTGGCGGAGTTCAAGCGGTAAAACGCATAGACCTGACTGTCGAAAAAGGCGATTTTTATGCGCTGTTGGGGCCTAACGGAGCGGGTAAGTCGACGACTATCGGCGTGATGAGTTCACTGGTGAATAAAACCGCAGGGCAAGTTAAAATCTTTGGTTTTGATATTGATACTGACCTTGAAGCGGCAAAGAGCCATATTGGTTTAGTACCGCAAGAATTTAATTTTAATCCGTTTGAAAAGATTGAAAACATTATCGTCAATCAAGCGGGTTATTACGGCGTACCACGTAAAGAAGCCTTGGTACGTTGTGAAGCGTTATTAAAACAGTTGGAGTTATGGGATAAACGCCATGAAGCGGCGCGTAATTTATCTGGTGGTATGAAACGCCGATTAATGATTGCGCGGGCGTTAGTACATAATCCACAATTACTTATTCTAGATGAACCGACTGCGGGCGTTGATATTGAATTGCGCCGTACTATGTGGGAGTTCTTGCAACGTAAGAATGAGCAGGGCATTACTATTATCCTGACTACCCATTATTTAGAAGAAGCGGAAATGCTGTGCCGTAATATTGGCATTATTGATAAAGGCCTATTAATTGAGAATACTTCGATGAAATCGCTGTTATCGAAACTCAATAGTGAATCCTATCTATTGGATGTTAATAGCCAATTAATTAAACCTGAATTAGACGGTTACAGCTGTCGATTATTGGATGCGCATACTTTAGAAGTGGATGTTGCTAAGGGCCGTGGTTTGAATTCGTTATTCGTGCAATTGGCGGCGATGGACATTCAAGTGCAAGGTATCCGTAATAAAGAGAATCGTTTAGAAGCGCTGTTTATGGATATAGTGGAGCAGGGGCGGGGAAAACAAGCGTAA